The sequence TAGGAGACTTTACCACAATAAATTCTGCTTGCAGAAATTAAAAGCCGTCATATTCACCGTCATGGCCTTCTGTAACCTTTAAATATCATATTATTTCTTCTAAACCGCAGTACCAAATATACTGCGAATACGTTCTGCCAGGACAGCATTGCGCTCCCGGATAGGGAAGCCGGATTGTCCTATTTTTAATCATACCTAAGAAAACAGGGAGGAAATAAAATGAAAAGCTTTAAGGATTTCAGTATTTCGCGAAAACTGGCGACGGGTTTTTTAGGCCTGACGCTTATTATGTTGCTGGTCGGGGGTGCAGGAATTGCCGGACTTGCCAGGATCAGTCAAATGGATACATACATGTATAAAGGGCAGACAGCTCCAATGAAAGATTTATTTGAGGCACTTGAAAGCCTTTATCAGTTCCGGGTGGACTCAAGAGCCATGGTAATTTATACGGGAGATGCCCAAAAGCTTGATGATCTGAAGCAAAGCTTTGACAGTGGGTCGGAGAAGTTTTTAACCAGCATAGAGGCTTACCGCAAGACTATAACCAATCCGGAATCCTTTACCCTTTTAGATGAGTCTGTTTCGCTGTTTAATGAATCCTTTAAGCCAGCCGTGGAGAAGTGTATGTATGAGGCAAAGGCAGGTAATGAGGTTGCCGCTTGGGAGGCACTTCTTCAGGAAACAAATAATATTCAGAAGATGTTTGATAATTTCAACAAATTAATTGACAACCGGATGGATGAAGCCGGAAGGACCAATGATTCCAATCATGATACTGCATTGTGGCTGACCGCTGTTCTGGTTCTTTTTGTTGCATTTGGAGCCGGTACAGCAGTATTTTTAGGGGCAAGAATCTCAAAAATGATCAGTCAGCCAATTGAGCAGGTTGTGGATGCTGCAAACCGGATCGCATTAGGGCATGTGGATGTGGAGCTTGGCAGTATTGATTCAAAGGATGAAACCGGCCAGCTTGCCAATGCCTTTACTAAGATGATCGACAGCATTGGAAAACAGGTGGATGCAGCCGACAGGATCAGCAATGGAGATTTTACCAATGAGGTCCCCCTTCGTTCTGACCAGGACATCCTTGGGCTTGCACTGCAAAAAATCAGAAAAGATTTAAACCACACACTGTTATTAATAAGCACAGCATCCGATCAGGTCAATGCAGGGGCAGAACAGGTTTCCTCTGCGGCACAGGCTCTGGCTTCCGGAACTGCGGAGCAGGCAGCTACGATTGAGGAACTGAATGCTTCCGTCAGCAGCGTGGCGGAGCAGGCAGAAGAAAATGCAAAAAATGTTCAAAGGGCTGCTGATTATGTTGGGCAGGCCGGTGCCGGGGTCAACGAGAGCAATGAATACATGCGGAAGCTGAATGAGGCGATGAAGGAAATCGGTTCCGCCTCTGATAAAATATCAAACATCACGAAAGTGATTGAAGATATTGCATTCCAGACGAACATTCTTGCGCTCAATGCGGCTGTGGAATCTGCCCGCGCTGGAGAGGCTGGCAAAGGATTTGCAGTGGTTGCAGATGAAGTCAGGAGCCTCGCCGGAAAATCTGCGGAAGCAGCCAAGCAGACGGCTGATTTGATCAGATATTCGGTGACCAGTGTTTCAGAGGGTGAGAAATTAGCCGATGAGACGGCAAAGGTTCTTCAGGGAGTTGCGGAGCAGGCGCAGTTTGTGGAACAAGCGATTAGAGGGATCGAGGAATCCTCTTCCCAGCAGGTACAGGTGATAGAACAGATCAATCAGGGCTTATACCAGGTATCTGCAGTTGTCCAGACAAACGCTGCGACCGCAGAAGAAAGTTCTTCATCCAGTGAAGAACTGGCTGCCCAGGCGCAGATGCTCCAGCAGGAAGTGGGCAGATTCAGACTCTTTAAAGAAGATTCACTGCATACTCGTTGAAACAGTTTTATAATTCAGAAAACGGATGAAGCGATATAACTTATTCGCATCATCCGTTATTTGTATCTTTATTTGTAACTTTACCTTTATTAGTACCTTATTTACAAATGCTCGTATTACCGTAAAGTTTTCTATTCTAAAAATGCATCTCTCATATTACTTGATAATCGGATAGCGAATTATTGTCTTCAATTTTTCTGTAGATGTTTTACACGGGTCGTTTAGATACAATTCATGATGTTTGCGCGTGTCCGAAAGATCAATCCTATAACCCGAATCCGCAACAAATGTTTTTAGGGCGAGAATTGTTGCCGGTTCGTTATCATAGGAGCCGGTGTGCATAACCTGAGCGCAAAGCCCCTCATTGAAAACTTCAAGCCGCACAATAGATAAATCAAGACTGGGCTTCTTTTTTAAAAGGTTGACTTTCGCCTCTTCAATGACTTCTGGTGTAACAAACTCCGGCATTCGTATCATGGAGGTCCAACAAAATGCACTCTTATCTGTTATACCAGATTCAACGACGCCTGTATCCGTTGACCACAAACCTTCCAATGGGGGAACAACAAAGTCATAATACCCTTTGGGCTGTCTGCCGCCCATTTTGCTCATTTTTACAGCATAAGCCAAACCATAGAGGACTTCCAATGCAGTCTGATATACCTCACTGGTATTTGGATCACCGTTCCCATCAATCATAATGAAAGTCATTTCCGGCACTTCGATGATGGCTGGTTTCGCGCCGGGTTGGTATAAATCCTTTTCCATCTTTTTGAAATCAATTGCCATAAGTCATACCACCTTTCGTGCATATGATATACTTCTCAAAAATAAATTATATCACGTTTACCTGCCTCCAAACAACGAATTTATATGAATAATGAGTAAATTTGTTCCATTGACCAGAAAAATTCCTGACAAAACAATCCGAAAGAATTGCTTTACAGCTTGCCTCCATATTATGTATAATGTAAAAAATATAAAGGAACGATAAGATAAAAATGGAGAGACAGTATGAGAGAGCTGAATGAAATAAAAAAAGATTTGAATCGCTGTGATATGGAAATTTTAGACCTTTTGATGCGGCGGCTTAGTTACGCAGCAGAGATCATGGAATACAAGAAGGAGCAAGGACTTCCTATATTCCAGATGGAAGAGGAGAAACTCCGGCACGAAACGTTACTTGCTGCAATAGGAGATCATGATTATTGTAACGAACTATCAAGAATCTTCAAACAAATCGATGAGGAAAGCAAATGTGTACAGAGCAAAAGACTGTTTGATCATAACATTGCTTTGATCGGATTTATGGGAACAGGAAAAAGTACGGTATCCAAATACTTAAAGGATATGCTGGCCATGAAGGAAGTGGATGTAGATGCCATGATCGTGGAAGACCAGAAGATGCCGATCCGGGATATATTTGAAAAATACGGAGAAGAGTACTTCAGGGACTGTGAAAGCAATGCGATCCTTAACCTGCAAAACTGCAGCCAGACTATTATTTCCTGTGGGGGCGGAGCGGTAATACGTGAGGAAAATGTTAAAAATCTTAAAAAGGGAAGTTGTGTCGTACTTCTAACTGCCAGCCCTGAAACCATTTTGGAGAGAGTAAAGGATGATGGCGGGCGTCCAATATTAAATGGAAATATGAACGTGGAATTTATAAAAGAGCTTATGGCAAAACGTAAGGATTTTTATGAAAAAGCAGCGGATATAATCGTAGAAACGGATCATAAAAGTGTACAGCAGATATGTGAAGAAATGATTGTTTCCCTCATTCAATTTGAACATTGACTTGTATCCGAATCGTGCTATAATACAGGCATGAGCAAAGATTTCAAACGAATGATAAAGAATATACCGGCTTGATGAGCCGGTATATTTTAAAGAAAGGACAGGATAACGATGCTTTGGAAGGATAAATATGAGCTGGGAGTTCCGTTGATTGATGTACAGCATATGGAACTGTTTCAGCGGGTAGAGATTTTTATGAAAGTATTACGTTCCTCCGCTTCCTGGGATGAAAAAGTAGAAAAGGTAAATGAAACATTAGAATTTATGAATGCGTATGTGGTAGAGCATTTCCGTGACGAGGAGGCATACCAGGAGAAAATCGGTTATCCGGGCAGAGAAGAGCATAAGAAGATCCATACCGACATGGTAAATTATGTCCTTGCAGTTACGGAAGAATATGAGCGCAGCGGTTATGACGAGCAGCTGATGCAGACGTTCGCAGGAAAGCTTATGGCATGGCTTATCAACCATGTTGCAGCAGAAGACCAGCGCATAGCCACTTATGCGATTTCAAAGGGGGTAGCTAAGAATGACTGATTTATATGGCCCCTTTTTAGAAGCAACCCGGAATGTATTTAAGCTGATGCTTGAACTTAACGATGTTTCCGATCACCCGGCAGATTCTTTTGCATGCGAGGAGGAACTAGACGTTTCCATCGGCTTTATTGGAGATCTTAAGGGGGAGGTGATTTACCGCCTTCCTCATGAGACATCTCTTGGCATCGTAAATATCATGAGCGGCATGGAATTTGATGCAGTGGATGAGTTTGTTACCTCTGCCGTATCTGAAGTTGCCAATATTATCAGCGGAAATGTTCTTACCATGCTTGCTGGTGAAGATCTGACCTGTGATATCCTTCCGCCGGTTTTACGTAAGCCGGACGAGAGTGGAGAATATACATTCCATACTGCCTGCTGTGTGACTACAGCCATCGGTGATGTTTGTCTGGATATAAGGCTTAGTCAGGCTGAGTAATTTTAAATACATAATTGACACGTGTATACCATTTGAATGAGTGGTATACACGTTTTTTTTGAAAAAAATCTTATCTACACA is a genomic window of Lacrimispora sphenoides containing:
- a CDS encoding chemotaxis protein CheX, translated to MTDLYGPFLEATRNVFKLMLELNDVSDHPADSFACEEELDVSIGFIGDLKGEVIYRLPHETSLGIVNIMSGMEFDAVDEFVTSAVSEVANIISGNVLTMLAGEDLTCDILPPVLRKPDESGEYTFHTACCVTTAIGDVCLDIRLSQAE
- a CDS encoding methyl-accepting chemotaxis protein; amino-acid sequence: MKSFKDFSISRKLATGFLGLTLIMLLVGGAGIAGLARISQMDTYMYKGQTAPMKDLFEALESLYQFRVDSRAMVIYTGDAQKLDDLKQSFDSGSEKFLTSIEAYRKTITNPESFTLLDESVSLFNESFKPAVEKCMYEAKAGNEVAAWEALLQETNNIQKMFDNFNKLIDNRMDEAGRTNDSNHDTALWLTAVLVLFVAFGAGTAVFLGARISKMISQPIEQVVDAANRIALGHVDVELGSIDSKDETGQLANAFTKMIDSIGKQVDAADRISNGDFTNEVPLRSDQDILGLALQKIRKDLNHTLLLISTASDQVNAGAEQVSSAAQALASGTAEQAATIEELNASVSSVAEQAEENAKNVQRAADYVGQAGAGVNESNEYMRKLNEAMKEIGSASDKISNITKVIEDIAFQTNILALNAAVESARAGEAGKGFAVVADEVRSLAGKSAEAAKQTADLIRYSVTSVSEGEKLADETAKVLQGVAEQAQFVEQAIRGIEESSSQQVQVIEQINQGLYQVSAVVQTNAATAEESSSSSEELAAQAQMLQQEVGRFRLFKEDSLHTR
- a CDS encoding GyrI-like domain-containing protein; the encoded protein is MAIDFKKMEKDLYQPGAKPAIIEVPEMTFIMIDGNGDPNTSEVYQTALEVLYGLAYAVKMSKMGGRQPKGYYDFVVPPLEGLWSTDTGVVESGITDKSAFCWTSMIRMPEFVTPEVIEEAKVNLLKKKPSLDLSIVRLEVFNEGLCAQVMHTGSYDNEPATILALKTFVADSGYRIDLSDTRKHHELYLNDPCKTSTEKLKTIIRYPIIK
- a CDS encoding bacteriohemerythrin; translated protein: MLWKDKYELGVPLIDVQHMELFQRVEIFMKVLRSSASWDEKVEKVNETLEFMNAYVVEHFRDEEAYQEKIGYPGREEHKKIHTDMVNYVLAVTEEYERSGYDEQLMQTFAGKLMAWLINHVAAEDQRIATYAISKGVAKND
- a CDS encoding shikimate kinase, with the translated sequence MRELNEIKKDLNRCDMEILDLLMRRLSYAAEIMEYKKEQGLPIFQMEEEKLRHETLLAAIGDHDYCNELSRIFKQIDEESKCVQSKRLFDHNIALIGFMGTGKSTVSKYLKDMLAMKEVDVDAMIVEDQKMPIRDIFEKYGEEYFRDCESNAILNLQNCSQTIISCGGGAVIREENVKNLKKGSCVVLLTASPETILERVKDDGGRPILNGNMNVEFIKELMAKRKDFYEKAADIIVETDHKSVQQICEEMIVSLIQFEH